Genomic segment of Dermacentor albipictus isolate Rhodes 1998 colony chromosome 5, USDA_Dalb.pri_finalv2, whole genome shotgun sequence:
CCCAAGGCTGAGTAATCTCGCCCGTACTGTTTTACGTGGCGACGCTAGGCCTAGCGAagagcaaggtttgagtacgggctagttggtattccatggtatcaatcgtcacttacagcgcatgcGCTGTAAGTTACGATTGATACTAGCGAAGAGACTCGAAAAGATCCAGGGAATCCGGCACGCGATGTATGTggacgacatcacggtctggaCCACCTGCGGAACCTTGGAAGAAAAGCGAGCGGCGCTGCAAGATGCGGCCAAGTGCGTCGAAGACTACGTGAAGGAGAGGGGCCTCAGGTGCTCCAACAAAAAGTCCGAACTGCTAAGAGTCGGCAGACATCCCACCAAGGCGAAACTGGAGGTCATCCTCGAAGGACAACTCATCCCCGAATGCAACATGGTACGCGTCCTCGGCATGTGGCTGCAAGGCAGCAGAAAGTGCAACCACACCATCAGCCTCCTGAGGAAGTCGACCGAGAACGTGAGCAGAATGATAAGCAGGGTATCCCAGAAGAGCCACGGCATGAGAGAAGAAGACACTCTCAAACTCGTCAACAGCCTGATCGTCAGCAGAGTCATGTACTCACTACCCTACCAAGTGAGGACCAAAACGACCAACGAAGAGATTGAAGTCGTCCTAAGGAAAGCCTACAAGACGGTGCTGCACCTGCCGAGAAACACCTCCAAAGAAAAGCTGATGCAACTAGGGGTGAGCAACACCTTCGTCGAAATGGCGGAAGCACAGCGGAAAGCGCAAATGAAAAGACTAACGGGGACCTACACGGGGCGAAACCTGATCGGTAGGCTGGGCGTCGAAATAGGAGACGTCGACTGGTACGAGGACGTACCGGCGGGAATTAGGAAAACCTTTAACGTAAAGCCTATACCGAAGAACATGGACCCCAGGCTCCACGAGGGCAGAaggaaagctagggccgaatacatAGAAAAGACGGTGGCTAGGGAAGAGAACACTCTCTTCACGGATGCGAGCATAAGTGTAATAGGAAGCGAGGCAAAGGCCATCGCGGTAGTAATGAGCAAGGAGGAAAAGCTTGTCTCGTGCGTTTCGGCCGAAATATGGAGCGTAGCTGAAGCCGAGGAAATCGCCGTGGCGCTGGAGGCGATGCGAGGATATAGGGAGAATAAATCGCTAAATATTCTCACGGACTCGAAAGAGACCTGTCGCAACTACATGAGGGCCAGAATATGCAAAACTGCCTTTAGGATCCTCAGCGGGGGCAACCCTTCGGAGGAGGCGAAAATCAAACACAACCTGATCTGGATACCTGGACACGAGGGCATAAGGAATAACGAGGCGGCGGACGGTCTAGCTCGAGCTAATAGATTCCGGGCTGGGCAGCAGCAAGGGTACCGCGCTAGTTACGCCGGGATCCTCAGTGACAGTTATTCGGTAttactgcaacactacagggggGCTAGATTCAAGTGCCCACCGCCCCATAAAGCACTGACAAAGGAGGAAGCAGCGGGCTGGCGTAGGCTCCTCacaaacaccttccccaaccttttcatattcaacaagatgttcccaatgcaGTATAGGGACACCTGCCCCTGGTGTGGGGCTGCACCCACACTCGATCACATAACTTGGGAGTGCGAACGAAACAACGCATTCCGCCATCATAAACCCCCGAGTGTggagcattgggagagccggctggtcagctgcgagctcgccgtccaaagaaggatggtggagcacgctaCGGACGCGGCCAAACTccgtggagccctggactgagggaccacccgtactgaagaggcttcccttcgacgagaagacagcgtgaAGAACAGAAGACCTCGATCCACGAGAATTTCATTTTATGattcaataaatgtttctctctctctctctctacataagtgacacgcaggtgtgagggtaagggttctttaatgttctcatacactgggctgaacatggttgcgtgacataatggacacaccaaaagttgaacagcatggTGTCATGAGCGTTTTggcagctgaaggtgtttcctcaAAAAGGAGATCAGTCGCCGTATGgatgccgtgtacgttgaacattgcatttcattggccactgtgaagcggtGCAGCAAACAGTTCAAAGAATGACGTAAAAGTTGCAAAGACGACCCAACACTTGGCCAAAGCTGCCGTCCAATCACCTCCAACACAATTGCGAATGTTGATGATGTGATTAGACATAACGGAGgttaagcatcgatgaactggaaGAGCTTGtcaacatcagtcatggttcggttcacactATAATTCATTCACACCTCGGTTATCGGCTTTTCTGTGCGCATTGGATGTCCAAGATTgcgaaccaccgccagaagacgaagaagttcggcgctgccttgacttatCTGATCCGGTATCGCAATGAGCGGGTCAACTTTTCTATGAGTGTGACCGGGACCGAATCATGGGGAGACTACTACGAgactgaaacacgatggcaaagcttacagtggaaacatttgaattcaccaccccaaagaaagcaaaggccatcaccTCCGCCGGAACCGTGGTGTTGACTGATAGAATTACTAAAcatggagagactatcaatcgtttccgatattgtgaaacgccagattGGCTGTGTGTCGCAATCACGAACAAACGACgcggaaaataataataaaatagggtCATCTCGCTCCACGACAATGGCTGTGCCCTCGACACTGATGTGGTTAAAACAAAATTGGCAAActtattcgaaaagctggtcttgaAATAGGATTGAGAAATACAGAAATGGTCCCTTTGCCATGGCTGTGGTTGTATCTCAAACATCGGTCGTGGCGTGCGCCGCATTTAATCTGGCGTCCCTCTAGTTGCGTCCTTGTTTATCGACACACGTGAGGCGGCCAAGGCTGACTTTACTCGCATTTTTCTAATACTTATGCCGGCTTTTTCTCTCTGTTTATGTTTCTAACATGAAGGACGAGGAAACCGAAGCAATGCGCGACGTATTTGTGGCTCTGACAAGCCCTCTGTTACAGAATTACGTGATTATCCACTCAAGGCTACTCTACTCGTTCCACATCGTGTGCTATCGCGTTTTCATTTAATATTCGGCTAACGGAGTGGTCACCTCGTTTCAATCAGTAGCATTCGTCGGTGTACTGAAGTTAGCAAGTAAATCTTATTTCCTCCGCTCAATGTAAACATCCTGCCTCAAGCAATTTGTTGCGTCAAACGTTTAGGGTAAACATTTCTTCGGATGCTACGATGCTAAACACCAGAACGTCAGCTTCTTTGACAAAACACTCCTTATACTTATTATTATAAAACGGGGTATAGAAGTTTATAAAAACCGGGGGAgaacaaatattaataataaacaGAAGAAGGTTTTCTTGAGCACCACTGCACCACCCGTCATTATATTACTTCACTTATGCTCAAGGGAGGCCCACGTCTTGCAAATGACAGATCCGGCCACTCAGTAGATTGACTTTATTATCCTTGCTGAACTTACCAGAAGCCGTACACACTTATTTACACACTAGCGCAGAAGCACTACtagaaataggcaagaatcagatgtacgtGTTAAgcgccggcaatatcattactaatatggatgagatagttcaagtggctgtttgcttgatttcaactaagatgtcattagctcgtgTTTGTTACCGcacccaatctgatcttttcttatcccttaacgttatatccatcattcttctttccatagctcgttgcgttgtcctcaatttattagaactcttttcgtaagcccctTACGGTCACCTAaggggtttctgccccgtaggtgagtactggtaagacacagctgttatacgcttttctcttgaggaataatggcgacctgctgttcatgatctgagaatgcctgtgaaatgctccccagcccattcttattcttctgattattttagtcgcatgatccgtatccgcggtcactacctgccctaagtagatgtattcctttaccccTTCCAGCAcctcgctacctgtcgtaaagtgctgttcttttccgagactgttgaacattgctttagttttctgcagaataatatTTAAACCATCTCTTCTGTtatgcctctcgaggtcagtcaGCATGAATTTGGTGTCCTGAGTTAtgaagcaagacaatatcatcggcgaatcgcaagttactaaggtattctccattaactcttatccccaattcttcccaatccaggtgtctaaatacctcctgtaaacacgcggtgaatagcattggagagatcgtatctccctgcctgacgcctttctttattgggattttgttgcgttctttatggaggattacggtggctgtcgagccgctatagatatcttccagtatctttacatacggctcgtcaaTACCCTGATCccttaatgcctctatgactgctgaggttgcgactgaatcaaacgctttctcgtaatcagtgaaagctattataagggtcggttatatcctgcacatttctctatcacctgactgatagtgtgaatatggtctattgttgagtagcctttaccgaatcctgcctggtcctttgcttgacagaaatctaaggtgttcctgattctatttgcgattaccttagtaaatagtttgtaggtaagggacagtaagctgatcggtctgtaatttttgaagtctttggtgtccccttttttatggattagaattatgtttgcgttcttccaagattccggtacgctcgaggtcatgaggcattgcgtatacagggtggccagtttttctagaacaatctgctcaccatccttcaacaaatctgctgatagctgatcctccccagctgccttcctcctttgcatagctccaaaggctttatttacttcttccggcgttacttgtgggatttgaacttcctctagactattctcgcttccattatcgtcgtgagtgccactggtactgtatgtaTCTCTTTGGAACTGTTTAGCCACTGGAACTATCTcatgcatattagtaatgatattgccggctttgtctcttaccgcatacgtattattcttgccaattcctaatttcttcttcactgcttttagcctTCCACCGGTTTAGGCTTCCTCCGACATCTTGGTTTgttctatgccaagttttcttctcgctgatttcaggctgcgtccatattttacggcttcCCCAGTCTTTCTCATGGTATAATTTCAAATATGACctattttcgccttgtttatcAGTTCTCACAGTTcggcgaattctatctgatctcttgaggaAAAGAAGGGGGATGGGAGTCACAAACAAATTAACCCAGCAAAATCTTCTGACACAGGCGGCTAACGCAACAAAAAGAGCAGTCGTTTCTCCTGTGAGGAGCCTGACGGCCAGCTAACACAGCCACTATTCCTAATCTCTGGAGCTTCTACTATTTCTGTCGTTTAAATGGTCACGATGTCTGGCCATCAACTGAGTGCGATAAAGCAGAAGCTTCCAACCCCAGCGTGCGCAAAGTGCGGCAAAGTGGCCAGAGATGGCTAGTTTTTCGACGTTGTTCCTGTGCTTACATAATCGCTCGTTGATGCAAATTCCTGTCTGTCCCACATACGTTTTGCCCCAGTATAACGGGATGTTGTAAACCACCCCTTCTATACACGAAACGAACGGTTTTCGGTTGGTCTAGTCGCATCCACGTGGCTTGCGCGTATCCGCGTTACCCTCGTGCACTAACTAGACGGCTTCAAAGGAGCAGATAATGCGATATCTGCACCGACACGTTTCCCCATCTTTTTCTGATTCTGAGTAATCTTATGCAGGTATGGCAAGAGGAGAACTTCCTTTCTTTACTTCGTCACCTGGTCAGTGGCATTGCGAATTTCGTTCTTGCTTTTCATTAGAATGCTGCGTGCCCCGGTAGAAAGTATTTGCAGCATCTAACCGGCGTCCAACAGATGTGAGACTGGGTGCTCAAAACTTCTGTGAACCATTTGTAGGCGGTGCGTTTATGAAGCGTAAATTGGCATTTATGAAGCACAAATTGACAATACATCGCTCCACTAGCTTTCAATGAGCTGATGAGCATGCAAGGATGGGTTCTTTTGCGTATCGCCTTCTAAAACCAACTCAACTGTTTGCTAACAAATACGAGGGTGAGGTCCACGAGCTCGAAAATTTCGCTAACGGGTGCTCGAGTGGTTAAAAAGGTGGCCTTAGGCGTTGATTAAAAGTAGCGCAAACAGCGGACATTGAGGCGGAAGTTAAACTTGTGTTACAGTCTAATAACACTAAGTGGTCGTCAAGATACTGGGATATTCTTCCTACTCCTTATCCTTCCAAACGAGAGCACACTTTCCTGACCTAAAGCAGAGAAACACGCACTCAAACAAGCCACAATGCAGAAATCTATGAAAAAACCTGTCTGTTCTATGAAGGTTGAACCGCGGTAACAGGTGAAAGTCACGGAAAGAGAAAAGTCAACAAGTTTTAAAAATTTTCCGGAGGCAAACCTTGGACACTTAGCTTGTTTCCAGCTTAATAACGAATACTTCTAGCATGCGTCTGCGAGGACCATGCCAGTGTGACCTCAGAAGCTGCTCTCCCAATTTACTACGTGAAGTCGGACTCGCGCACAAGCCAATAATGTGCCCAAATATTCCAAAAAGCAGGAGTAACGACGAAGCGACTGGTGTCCTCTGCAGCGGAGCAGTTCATATCACTTGGCTGACTTTCTCTTCATGGCGTTTCCCCAGTCAACCACAAGTGGAACCCAACGTGCGAGTTTCCCCTTCATCACAATGCTTCACTGACAACATACGTGTACTGAGCTAAAATTACACGCGTTATTTTTGAAATCATCGAGcctaaacctggggaagcactttcattcgcacacgagatctttcctgtcagacagagaagccacccttaagatcgggtgaaatgaagattgtacaggtctacgcccctacatccagtcatgatgaccaggaagtcgaaagcttctatgaagacgtggaatcggcgatgggtagagttaaaactaaatacactatactaatgggtgactttaatgccaaggtaggcaaaaagcaggctggagacaaggcagtgggggaatatggcataggcactaggaatatcaggggcgagttattagtagagtttgcggaacagaataatatgaggataatcaataccttcttccgcaagcgggatacccgaaagtggacgtggaggggcccgaacggcgagactagaaatgaaatagacttcatactctgcgctaaccctggcatcatacaagatgtggacgtgctcggcaaggtgcgctgcagtgaccacaggatggtaagaactcgaattagcctagacctgagaagggaacggaagaaactggtacataagaagccgatcaatgagttagcggtaagagggaaaatagaggaattccagatcaagcttcagaacagg
This window contains:
- the LOC139060269 gene encoding uncharacterized protein encodes the protein MYVDDITVWTTCGTLEEKRAALQDAAKCVEDYVKERGLRCSNKKSELLRVGRHPTKAKLEVILEGQLIPECNMVRVLGMWLQGSRKCNHTISLLRKSTENVSRMISRVSQKSHGMREEDTLKLVNSLIVSRVMYSLPYQVRTKTTNEEIEVVLRKAYKTVLHLPRNTSKEKLMQLGVSNTFVEMAEAQRKAQMKRLTGTYTGRNLIGRLGVEIGDVDWYEDVPAGIRKTFNVKPIPKNMDPRLHEGRRKARAEYIEKTVAREENTLFTDASISVIGSEAKAIAVVMSKEEKLVSCVSAEIWSVAEAEEIAVALEAMRGYRENKSLNILTDSKETCRNYMRARICKTAFRILSGGNPSEEAKIKHNLIWIPGHEGIRNNEAADGLARANRFRAGQQQGYRASYAGILSDSYSVLLQHYRGARFKCPPPHKALTKEEAAGWRRLLTNTFPNLFIFNKMFPMQYRDTCPWCGAAPTLDHITWECERNNAFRHHKPPSVEHWESRLVSCELAVQRRMVEHATDAAKLRGALD